A genomic window from Punica granatum isolate Tunisia-2019 chromosome 2, ASM765513v2, whole genome shotgun sequence includes:
- the LOC116197252 gene encoding CMP-sialic acid transporter 2-like produces the protein MKNGIVECSVCHSKLLSPTTKSVSRAYDKYRNRVSSKQRFLNTLLVVGDCILVGLQPVLVYMSKVDGKFKFSPVSVNFLTEAAKVLFAIIMLIFQARRQRVGEKPLLSLSTFMQAARNNVLLAVPALLYAINNYLKFTMQLYFNPATVKMLGNSKVLVIAVLLKIIMRRRFSIIQWEALALLLIGISVNQLRSLPEGASSMGIPVATVAYIFTGIFVIVPSLASVFNEYAMKSQYETSIYLQNLFLYGYGAIFNFLAILGIAIVQGPDSLNILEGHSKATMLLICNNAAQGILSSFFFKYADTILKKYSSTVATIFTGIASAALFGHTLTVNFVLGISIVFISMHQFFSPLSKVKELPQNGTLEAIDEQANHRLKDSLINMAAGANDEASHRITDDRQPLLPR, from the exons ATGAAGAACGGTATTGTAGAATGCAGTGTCTGCCACTCAAAACTTTTATCCCCAACAACTAAATCTGTGTCCAGGGCTTATGACAAGTACAGGAATAGGGTATCATCCAAACAACGATTCCTCAATACGCTCTTAGTTGTTGGTGATTGTATCCTAGTTGGTTTACAG CCTGTGCTAGTTTATATGTCCAAGGTAGATGGGAAGTTCAAATTTAGTCCAGTTAGTGTGAACTTCTTGACAGAGGCTGCAAAGGTTCTCTTCGCAATTATTATGCTTATATTCCAG GCAAGGCGCCAGAGAGTTGGAGAGAAGCCATTGTTATCGCTATCGACATTTATGCAG GCAGCTCGTAACAATGTTCTTCTTGCTGTTCCAGCACTTCTCTATGCAATCAACAACTACTTGAAGTTCACCATGCAG CTTTACTTCAATCCTGCTACTGTGAAGATGCTAGGCAATTCGAAG GTTCTCGTGATTGCtgttttattgaaaataataatgagaCGTCGGTTCTCCATAATTCAG TGGGAGGCTCTTGCCCTGTTACTTATTGGTATAAGCGTAAACCAATTACGTTCTCTACCAGAAGGTGCTTCTTCTATGGGTATTCCAGTAGCAACTGTCGCATACATCTTCACTGGGATATTT GTTATTGTTCCATCTTTAGCCTCTGTCTTCAATGAGTATGCAATGAAGAGTCAGTATGAGACAAGCATATATCTCCAG AATTTATTCTTATATGGATATGGTGCTATATTCAACTTCCTAGCGATTCTTGGAATAGCCATTGTTCAAG gtCCTGACAGCTTAAATATCCTTGAAGGGCATTCCAAAGCAACCATGCTTCTGATATGTAATAATGCAGCCCAAGGAATCTTGTCTTCGTTTTTCTTCAAATATGCAG ATACAATCTTGAAGAAGTATTCATCAACAGTCGCCACAATCTTTACAGGAATAGCATCTGCTGCCCTGTTTGGTCATACTCTGACAGTCAACTTTGTCCTTGGAATTTCTATAGTATTCATTTCAATGCATCAG TTCTTCTCCCCCCTTTCCAAGGTCAAAGAGCTACCACAGAATGGGACATTGGAAGCTATAGATGAGCAGGCCAACCATAG GTTGAAGGATTCCTTAATTAATATGGCTGCAGGGGCTAATGATGAG GCAAGTCATCGCATAACTGATGACAGACAGCCTCTTCTTCCCAGATAA